The Pararge aegeria chromosome 21, ilParAegt1.1, whole genome shotgun sequence genomic sequence AATCAGTTTGAAGCCAGCCCCCTACTCcggtattaaaattgtattcagGTCCCAACTCAGTATCTGATGAATCCACAGCTATGGTATAAACTGGTCCATCCCTAAATGTGTCAGTCTGAATCCGTGAGTTGCTACGTTCAACTTGTCGTATTCCTGGAGTTAGTCCACAATCTGGTATGTTACACGTTTCTGTAGTAGTTGGTTTCAGTGCTGGACATTTTTGATCACtgacctacaaaaaaaaactaaaagaagtaaacctatttaaatatttttttctattattattctaaggtcatattttttatttcatttcaagcCACTTTATTAATAACCGTGGAATAAAGTTTGTCACACTTCAATGGACCTTGAAGTGTGACAAATGCACCTCTTAAATTTTAGAAGCGCGACCAATACCCGCGCAACTATTCCAACGTtgtgccacgtttattaataatgacCAAGATGTTTAGTTTGTAAGTAATGAAAAAATGCTGACATACCTTCGTAATGCCTCTAGAATGATCTTGTACGCAGCCAACAATTCTTGTTCTGGTAGCTGGACCGCACTTAGGGCAGAGAGACCAGGCGGCTGCCCGCCATCTTGGTGCACAAGGGCCTTGGCCGCATCGACGTCTCTTTCCTTGTGGGGGTGAGCCTAAACAATGTACTGACGATACTTCTCGGTCTTCGATAGAATTGGCTTCGACACATCGATATTTACCTACCTAAAGCAACAaagtttctttattaatttatgagaTACACCAGCCATTCATTGCTACACCATTCAGAAAAAAATAGTGTGTAACTGTGTAGTAACTGTCACCCGTAacacaggtttttacctaaatcagggtcagtagattttaaatggcaccattacatacatttattacatacacaccaatatgatttgtgaggtacgcatttgtttgtaagtataaatattataataattactttacattataaaaactgtatgtattcttgggaataaactatttttttttattattattatttttggtcaaaagaaaactaatataaccattgaattaaaattaaactagaaACTATTAACATATGATGATGTAAATACTACGTCAACTACtgatattgataaataatattaaattaatattaatcataCTTCACACTatggttaattaaaaaaatatcatcagtaGAATTAAATAGTTCTTACTTGAATACCTCCACCACAGCTTCTAGAACACTGAGTATAGGATACTATTTTCCATATAAATTTCCTTCCTCCAACAAGGTTTTCTTCAAATCTCTTCTCAACTGATGATTCCTTTGTCAATCCTGCCGAATCTGGGTAATTGTTACCAGATCTCGGATAGGTTTCGAAACCATGATGTCGTCTGTTATGTTTTGGAGAAACTGTAGATTCTTGTAAATTTGGATTAGTAATTGACTCCGTATCTACCTGACCTGGTAAGGATTCAGTGAAATACTCGTACTTTATGCTTGGATTCGGTTGCGTgtataaaacctaaaataaaaattacattaattaaacattttgaaTTCTTTAGAGTGAAAGGTAAAGCTACACCTTTCTATCAAGTTCTTACCATGATATCAATAGGGTATTGTATTGGTCCTAACGCGAAGACCGAATCTACACCAGCATTTCTCGTGTATATAAACCTTGCACCGGCAGCTTCATATGTACCTGGAGAgctgactgcaaactcaccatTCATTATGTACGACCCATTTGAAATCTTcaatgctaaaaaaataaacaattgtcTCATCTTccatctatataaataataaaatatggtaATGAGTTTTTACTGTGAAACTTTGGTCTCTCTGtcgcttttttatatttcattaactACTCATACCGATAGTAACATATCAAATCAATGACTGAtgctatgaaatttaaatttggaatggataaagataatttttagaaaagtaatataggtaataactgaaaaaaattgtcctatactaatttaaaatgttcaaaaagatttacgtaaattatataaaaggagTTTCCAAGCCCTAGCAAACGATAACACTGTGCAAGATAAGTACATGAGTACAGATAAAATTTGCATTATTAGACATTATCTTGATCATTTAACTTCCTTTAGATAAATGAACTCAAGTTAAGCATATTTACTAACTTATGGGTATATAACATCTGTACATCGTGCActtctaatattatttaacagcGGGTCGCAACATTCATAGCTTGTTAGCATTCCTCAAGTTTACATGGCTAAGAATTATTGCAGCGTATACCGGCCGGTATCTTATTCTTGACCCCAAACTTTAGCCTTTGTTCAAATGAATCGAGTTAAGGTTGTACGTAATACGCAATCGCATTTGTTTCTTCGAGTAAAACCTGAGTAAATCACGATAAGAATCGGTTATTTAATCCTCAAATAACCCTtaactgaaaaaataaatattatttaacagtaTTTGCAAGCGAATCtggctaatttattttttactaggaAGGTAAATTTAACTTAAAGCAAACTTTCTTAAATGATTCCATTTTGATTTGTCTTCGTAAGatggccggcttcttctcggtagaacctgccttccaaaccggtgctagagtcactacatgcagacagacttgacgtttcaaaagtgcttatattaggcctacttgaaataaatgaattatgaattttgaattttaagacAGAAGTCCCTTTCCCAGCATTAGAAGAACAAAAGATTGGTGATTCGtatgttgaaaaaaaattaacagtatttgatattttttataactctttataaTACAACTGCAATTCAGTCTACGTTAGAAGTAGATTTTTGAAAAGACATCA encodes the following:
- the LOC120633359 gene encoding ADAMTS-like protein 4; amino-acid sequence: MKPTAGLFIIFLIIVVGRDAVLAVAGGRDRDVRCGRRLVSGLFARPRLPLGYSYVTTVPTGACRLNVSEIVSSDNYIALKISNGSYIMNGEFAVSSPGTYEAAGARFIYTRNAGVDSVFALGPIQYPIDIMVLYTQPNPSIKYEYFTESLPGQVDTESITNPNLQESTVSPKHNRRHHGFETYPRSGNNYPDSAGLTKESSVEKRFEENLVGGRKFIWKIVSYTQCSRSCGGGIQVGKYRCVEANSIEDREVSSVHCLGSPPQGKRRRCGQGPCAPRWRAAAWSLCPKCGPATRTRIVGCVQDHSRGITKVSDQKCPALKPTTTETCNIPDCGLTPGIRQVERSNSRIQTDTFRDGPVYTIAVDSSDTELGPEYNFNTGVGGWLQTDWSECVGWCVGGGLQTRAVRCADPSGCPRNSPERSRACTPRLTCDPHDGHWFTGEWSACTSPCGGKQVRGVLCIGGTGRHLRDSACREAKPEHERSCGGECPPIWYTSEWGQCIGNCTLGVGVQRRTVVCARGDNGATSDIECPSPRPHAHLPCEPKCLTGITLPPELTIESQKVVTETQTTQRSTTISNKKDCEDKLSNCALAVQARLCHYKYYIQNCCNSCNIP